AGGGCTGGAGCAGGGCGGCTGGCTGGCCGCAGCGGCACGGATCTATGTGGAGTCGCCGCGCGATGTCGCGCCGGAACTGCCCGCCAACTGGCTGTTGCAGCGCGAGGGCGTGGCCGGCGAAGTGCGGCATGCTCTGTATCGCCGGGCCGACGGGCTTCCGTTAAGCTAGGCACCTTCCCCGCTGATGTCGCCCCGCATTGTGAACAAAGCGCCCGTCAACACCCGCCTGGCCGTGTATCCGGGTACGTTTGACCCGATCACCAACGGCCATGCCGACCTGGTCGCCCGTGCGGCGCCCTTGTTCGAGCGCGTGGTGGTGGCGGTGGCCGACAGCCCGAACAAGGGCAAGGGGCCGGGGTTCAGCCTGAACGAGCGCATTGCGCTGGCGCGGCTGGCACTGGCTGACCTGCCCAATGTGGAGGTGCGGGGCTTCGACAGCCTGCTGGCCACGTTCGTGGAGCAGATCGGAGCCCGTGTGATCATCCGTGGTCTGCGCGCGGTATCCGACTTCGAATACGAGTTCCAGCTGGCGAGCATGAATCGCCACCTCATTCCGCAGGCCGAGACGCTGTTCCTGACGCCGGCGGAGCAGTACAGCTTCATTTCCTCGTCGCTGGTGCGCGAGATCGGTCGCCTTGGCGGCGACATCTCCGGTTTCGTGCATCCTGCGGTACAACAAGCCATGCGGCAGCGCTGGCACAAAAAGCCACCCGAAACTGAAGGGGATCACCATGCGTAAATTCGCCTACCTCGCCACTACCCTCGCGCTGACCGGCTGCCTGGCCCTCACCGCGTGCAATCACCAGGACAGCAGCCAGCAGGCCACGGCACAGACGCAGAAGCTGACCCGTCCCACCGACCCGAACGACACCAAGGCCTGGGGTGCTTACCTGACCCAGCTGGTGCAGTCTCACCTGCAGGGCATGAGCGCCCCCCAGCCGTACCCGTACCTGGTGCCGGGCGGCAGCGATGACGCGTCGCAGGCTAGCTACCAGCGCCAGCTGTCGAACGTCGAGGACACCGTGGCACGCGGCGTGCTGCCGGGTAACCTGCTGGCGTTCGCCGGCCCGAACTCGACCCAGACCGCCAACCTGATCACCACCGCGTTCAAGGACGCCAAGCCCGGTTCGTTCAAGGGCGTGATCGTACTGTTCATCGGCGACCAGGCCGACCAGCAGCGCGTGGCCGCCGTGATCGACCCGACCGGCGCGACCTTCCGCTTCGTGCAGATGTAATCCGCGGGCGCGGCTGCCTGATGGCGGCCGCGCCCTGCCTCGGCTCCCGCCCTGCGGCCGGGCCACGGGTGTCCGCACCTGTCCTGTTCTTCCGGTTTCCCCCATGTCCCTGCAAATCCTCGATACCTGCGTCAATTGCGACGTCTGCGAGCCGGTCTGCCCGAACAAGGCGATCTCGCTCGGCGAGGAGTACTACGTGATCGATCCCGCGCTTTGCACGGAATGCGTCGGCCATTTCGACGACCCGCAGTGCGTGGAGGTCTGTCCGGTCGAGTGCATCATCGTCGACACCGCGCATCCGGAGTCGCCTGACGATCTCCGGCTGAAGTACGGCCGCTTGATGGCAGCCAAGTCGTAGCGCAGCCGTTGTCGGGCATGGCGCGATGCGTATCGCGTCGACTTATGCGGTAGCGGTCATCGGGTAAGCTTGGCCCCTTCCTGCCGCGTCGGTTCGCGGCCCGTGCCGGTTTTCCTGCCCATGATGTTCTGGTCCCTCTCAGGCAATTCGCAGAAGCTCGATGGTGGTGCGATGTTCGGCAATGCGCCGAAGGCGCTGTGGTCGCGCTGGATCACACCCGACGAGCACAACCGCATCCCGCTGGCCTGTCGCTGCCTGCTGGTGAAAGACCTGGACGGTCGGAATGTGCTGTTCGAGACCGGTATCGGGGCGTTCTTCGAGCCGGCGTTGCGCGAACGCTACGGTGTGGTCGAGTCGCGGCACGTACTGTTGGATTCCCTGGCAGACGCGGGCCTGAGTCACCAGGACATCGACGCGGTCGTGCTATCGCACCTGCATTTCGACCACGCCGGCGGGCTGCTGGCCAGCTGGGAAGAAGGGCAGCCGCCGCGCCTGCTGTTCCCGAATGCCACCTTCCTTGTCGGCGCCGCGCACTGGCAGCGTGCCTTGCGGCCGCATGCCCGCGACCGTGCCTCGTTCATTCCCGAGCTGCCCGGCCTGCTGGAGCGCAGCGGCCGGCTGGAGCTGGTCGAAGGCGAACACTCGCGGACCCTGGGGCAGTCGGTACGTTTCCACTTTTCCGACGGCCATACGCCGGGACTGATGCTGTCCGAAGTGGGTGGCGTGGTGTTCTGCGCGGACCTGATTCCCGGGCGTTTCTGGGTGCATCTGCCGATCACGATGGGATACGACCGCTTTCCGGAATGCTTGATCGACGAGAAGCGCGCGTTCCTCGCCGACAAGTTGGCACGCAACGTGCAGCTTTTTTTCACGCATGACCACGATTGTGCGTTGGCGAAAGTCCAGTGCGACGAGCGCGGACGCTACGGCACGACCGCTGAACAGCGTGAGCTGAGCGGATGGCAGGCACAGGGATAGACAGTTACAGGGGGATTCGATGATTCGACGCAAGGACCCTGCGCGCATGTCGCACGGACGCCTGATTCTGTTGGCTGCCGGTACTTTGCTGGTGCTGGCGGGCGTCACGCTGGCGGCGATGACCGAGCAGGGACTCATCAGCTATCGGGTTGCCGCAGCGCGGCATGGCGGTGCGGTGCTCGACCTGGGCAGCAACGGCCTGCCGCAGGCTGCGTACCAGGGTTACATGGTGCGCGTGACCGGCCCGATACGGGTGGACGAGTCGCCGCTGGACGTCCAATTCAACCAGCAGGCGTCCACCCCGGTGCTGCTGCGTCACGTCGAAATGTTCCAGTGGCACACCCTCGACATGGGCGGACCGCCGGTTTACGAGCAGGATTGGGAAGACCATCCGGTC
This window of the Dyella sp. A6 genome carries:
- the coaD gene encoding pantetheine-phosphate adenylyltransferase; amino-acid sequence: MSPRIVNKAPVNTRLAVYPGTFDPITNGHADLVARAAPLFERVVVAVADSPNKGKGPGFSLNERIALARLALADLPNVEVRGFDSLLATFVEQIGARVIIRGLRAVSDFEYEFQLASMNRHLIPQAETLFLTPAEQYSFISSSLVREIGRLGGDISGFVHPAVQQAMRQRWHKKPPETEGDHHA
- a CDS encoding MBL fold metallo-hydrolase produces the protein MMFWSLSGNSQKLDGGAMFGNAPKALWSRWITPDEHNRIPLACRCLLVKDLDGRNVLFETGIGAFFEPALRERYGVVESRHVLLDSLADAGLSHQDIDAVVLSHLHFDHAGGLLASWEEGQPPRLLFPNATFLVGAAHWQRALRPHARDRASFIPELPGLLERSGRLELVEGEHSRTLGQSVRFHFSDGHTPGLMLSEVGGVVFCADLIPGRFWVHLPITMGYDRFPECLIDEKRAFLADKLARNVQLFFTHDHDCALAKVQCDERGRYGTTAEQRELSGWQAQG
- a CDS encoding YfhL family 4Fe-4S dicluster ferredoxin yields the protein MSLQILDTCVNCDVCEPVCPNKAISLGEEYYVIDPALCTECVGHFDDPQCVEVCPVECIIVDTAHPESPDDLRLKYGRLMAAKS